A single window of Nicotiana sylvestris chromosome 5, ASM39365v2, whole genome shotgun sequence DNA harbors:
- the LOC138868733 gene encoding uncharacterized protein, with protein MEDFLMVKDYELWKIVNQGPLTSTKQDGQNETVPKDPSKFVAAVFGIMEKNAKSKKILISGLGPDKNNRISTCSNTKDICHALQTTHERTNQMKRSRIELLMRNYELFSMKESEHIQEMMTRFTIITNEPKSLDNGHAR; from the coding sequence ATGGAGGATTTCCTAATGGTTAAAGACTATGAACTATGGAAAATAGTGAATCAAGGACCACTAACTTCCACCAAACAAGATGGGCAAAATGAAACTGTTCCCAAAGACCCATCTAAATTTGTAGCAGCAGTCTTCGGGATAATGGAAAAGAATGCAAAGTCCAAGAAGATTCTAATCTCTGGACTTGGTCCCGATAAGAATAATAGGATATCTACATGCTCCAACACAAAGGATATATGTCATGCACTTCAAACTACTCATGAAAGAACAAATCAAATGAAGAGATCAAGAATTGAGTTGCTTATGAGAAACTATGAGCTCTTCTCTATGAAGGAATCTGAACATATTCAGGAAATGATGACTAGGTTCACTATAATAACAAATGAACCAAAGTCATTGGATAATGGCCATGCAAGATGA